The nucleotide sequence CCAGCTCGCTGGAAACCCACGACACCGCCACGCTCGCCCCGGTGGCCACGCACAGCTTCGGCATCCGGCTCGGCTCCCTCACCTGGGCCGAACGCCGGGACGGCTTCTGGTGGGCCTGCTTCGCCAACTACAACGACACGGGCACCACACCCGGCTTCGACAACCGCTGGACCTATGTCGGCAAGTTCGACGACCAATGGCAGATGGTCGAGTCCTGGTTGTTTCCACCCCAGGTCGTCGCGACCTGGGGCCGCAGCTCCTGCTCCGGCGGCAGCTGGGGCGACGACGGCCTGCTCTACGTGACCGGTCATGATGAGGCTCAACTCTACGTGCTCCGTTTGCCCAAGCAGGGCGTCGTGCTCGAGTATGTGACCACCCTCGACGTGCCCTTCGAGGGCCAGTCCTGGGCCTGGGACCGTTCGGCCGCCGGCGACCGGATCATCTATGGGATTAGCCGCGCCCGGCACGAGGTGATCGTCGCAAGGATTCCGGCTCTGCCGGCGGAGCTGCTCAAGCGGTGACGGCTGCCTTGCTGTAGGGCGGGGTCGCCGAACCCCGCCTTCGGGCGATTATTATGCCGCGTTCGTGGCGGGATTGCTTCGCCATCTCCGCCAAGCCTCCGTCGGCGATCCCGCCCTACAAAAGTCCAAACGGCGTCTTCGCCCTCACTTCTTCAGCGTCGCGCAGAAGCGCGCCAGGCGCTCGACCCCCTTGAGGATGATCGCGTCGCTCGTGGCGTAGCTGAGGCGCAGGTAACCCTCGAGACCGAAGGCGGAGCCGGGGACGGCCGCGACCTTCTCGGCCTCCAGCAGCTTGGCGCAGAAATCCGCATCCTTCAGGCCGAAGCTCGAAATGTTGGGGAAAAGGTAGAACGCACCCTCGGCGAGCAGACAGCTGACACCCGGGATCTTGTTGAGCTCGGCATGGAGCAGCTTCCGTCGGCGGTCGAAGGCGACGAGCATCTCCTTGAGGGCGGCGGCCGTCTTCTCCTTCTCCTTGAGTGCCGCCAGCGCGCCGTACTGGGCGAAGGTGGTCACGTTCGAGGACATCTGGCTCTGGATCTCGGCGATTGCCTTGGCGATGGGCAGCGGGGCCACCAGCGTGCCGATGCGCCAGCCGGTCATCGCGTAGGTCTTGGAGAACCCGGCGACCACAATCGTGCGCGCCTCGATCTCCGGGCTGAAGGTGGCGATGCAGGTCGGGGTCACGCCGTCATACACGAGGTGCTCGTACATCTCGTCGGAGAGGATGTAGAGGTTGTGCTTCAACGCTACGGCCGCGAGGGCCTGGAGCTCGGCGCGCGTGTAGACGGCGCCGGTCGGGTTGGAGGGGGAATTCAGGATGACCAGGCGCGTCTTCGGCGTGATCGCCGCCTCGAGCTGGGCGGGCGTCAGCTTGAACCCCGCGCGGTCGTCGCAAGCCACGAACTTGGGCGTGGCCCCGGCGAGCTTCACCATCTCCGGATAGCTGACCCAGTACGGCGCCGGGATAATGACCTCGTCGCCCGGCGAGCAGGTGGCCATGACGGCGAGGTGACAGGAAAACTTGCCACCCGGCGAAACCACGACCTGCGCGGGCACGACCTTGAGGCCGTACTCGACGCCGTAGCGCTCGGCGATGGCCTGACGCAGCGGCTCGATGCCGGGCGTGGGCGCATACTTCGTCTTGCCGCCCTTGAGCGCGACGATGCACGCCTCCTTGATGTGCTCCGGCGTGTCGAAGTCCGGCTCGCCCGCGGCGAAACCGCACACATCCTCGCCCGCGGCGGCGAGGGCCTTGGCCTTGGCGTCGATGGCCAGGGTCGGCGAAGGCGAAACATTACGGGCCCAGACGGACAGGGGATACGGGGTGCTCATGGAGGTTGGTGAAGGGCAGGACTAAAGGGCTGCCGAAAACGAACGCAAGCCGACCGTTGCCGGTGCGGCTGTCATAGGCGGAAACCATCCCGGCTGTGCGGGCGGGGTCATGCGCGCCAACGGGATGTACGCCGCGACCGTTGTCGCGGCCCAAAGCCGCTCCCACGTCCCGAAGTCGTCCCCTCACCGCTTCGACTTCCGCTTGGCCACGGGCTTCTTCTTGGGCGCCGGTTTGCCGCTCTTCTTCTTCGGCTTCCGCTTCCGTTTCGGTGGCGGCGCCAACACGGACTCCGCCGCGGTCGGCGTGGGCACGTCCGGGATTTCGAGCTGCGCGGTGGCCCCGGTCTCCAACTGCGGCAAATAAGCCTCCACCGCCGCCCGCACCAACTGGCCGACGCTGGCGTGCTTCGTCCGCGAGATGCGTTTCAGGTTCTGCCGGATCGGCGCGGCCAGCCGCACCGAGATCTGCAGCATGGACGGACGCATCACGATCATGTTGGCGAAATCGTAGCGCTCGAGGGCGGTGCGGATGATCTCGCTCACGGACTTGGCCCGGCCTTCGCGCACGGGCTCGCTCAGGCGGTCGAGAAACTCGACCTCCAGCTGGATCGGGAACGGCCGGGATCCTTTGTCGGGCATGGTCAGAAACGGACGACTTGGTCCGCGGGCACTCCCGGCGGCTGGGTGGTCAGCCCCTGCGGCGTGAACAAGGCGTCAGGCCAGGTCAGGTCGAGGGCCGCGGCCCGGACGGTGAAGCGGGTCTTGTCGCGGGTCCGGTGGTCGCGCACGTCGATGGATTTCACGAGCCACTGCTCGCCGACTTTCTTCAGGTCGAGCAACGCGATGGATTTGAGCACCTCGGCCTTCGCGCCGAGCAACTCGGCCTGCACCATGGCCTGAAACTGGGTGTCGATCAGCACCCGCACCCCGGTGAGTTCGGGCACCGGCACCGGCAGACCCGCCGGCGGGCGCAGGATGAAGCTGTCGGTGGGCCGGCCGCGCACCCGGGCCTGCCCCTCATAGGTGAAATCCTTCCAGTAGAGAAACGGCATCTGCAGGTCGAAGACCGTCAGTCCGGTGCCGGCCAGACCCTGCGCGGGCGAAGTCGCGACGGCAGTCCCGTTCTCCAGGGTCCAGGCATCGGGCATGGGCCCGGAAGCGATCAGCCAGAGTCCATCGCCGGCCGTCAGGCGGGACAAAGGGCCCCCCGGTCCGCGGGTGCCCAGCAAGGCGCCCAGGACCGTCCGCTCGGCGCCGTGGCGCGGCATCACGCGCAACTCGAACGCGAGCCAGTAGTCGCCGGCGATGCCGGCCTGGCGAAATTCGCCGAGGATCCGGGCGCCTTCCGCCTGGTCGGCCGGGCCGGAGGCGGCGATTTCAGAGGGCACACCAAACTTGGCGGGCTGCGCCCAGACCGGGCTGACGGCCAGCACGACCAGCGCAAATAACAAAGCCCGGTGGCGAACCGGGCTTGGGAAATCAGGGCTTGGCTTCACCCGATTGCGGGGCGGCGGGCTGCGTCGTCAGCGGCACGTCGAGCGCCGGGGCCGGGGCGGCACTGGTGGTGGCCGGAGCCGTGACCGTGGGCAGCGAGGCTTCCTCGGCCGCGCGGCTCTTGGCCTGGTGGATGTTGGCCAGGAACAGGCCGAAGCTGAGGACGAAGAAGACAATGGCGGCCTTGATGGTCGCGCCGCTGAGCACGTTGTTGGTCTCGGCGCCGAAGGCCGATTCCGTGGCGCCACCGGCCATGGCGGCACCAATGCCGCCGTCGGTCTTGGCCCGCTGCATGAGGACGATCATCACCAAAAAGATCGAGGTGAGGACCAGGATGAAAGTAAGGACGCCGATGACGAGACTCATAAGGTGGCAGAAGAAGCTGAGTTCGATGGGCTTTGTCAACCAAAGTTCCGATGGAAAGGCGGCGGCGGGTCGATCGCGGGAATTCGGGTGGAGCCCGACCTGCAGCCGTCGCCAAGCCTATGGCTGCCATGCCGGGCGGGATGAACGGCGCACAAAATGAAACATCGCCGGCCGCGTCCGCCATAGGCACGGCGACGGCGTAAGGTCAGGTGCCACCAAACTGGTCTGCAAGCAGTTACAAGTTCAGCCCCATCTTCCCCAGCACCCGGGCCAGATCATCGTTGCCGGCGTACTCGATGATGATGCGGCCGTGCTTGTCGGAATGGCGGAGCGTGGTCCGGGCCCCGAGGTGGGACGTGACCTTCTTCTCGATGTCGGCCAGCGCGGTCGCCGTGGCCCCGGGCATGCGGCGCTTCTTGCCGGCCTTGCCCGCGCCGGGATGGTGCCGGAGCAGTTCCTCCAGGGCGCGGACACTCAGGCCCTGTTCCAAGGAGCGGCGGGCCAGCACGAGGCGTTCGGCGGAGCCTTCGACACCCAGGAGAACCTTGGCGTGACCGACGCTGAGCAGGCCCTTGCCCACGTAGGCCTGCAACTCGGCCTCGAGGTTGAGCAGACGGAGGGAGTTCGCCACCGAGGCGCGGCCCTTGCCCACCCGCTGCGAGGCGGCGTCCTGGGTGAGATCAAAATCGCGGATGAGGCTGGCGTAACCATGAGCCTCCTCGATCGGGTTCAGGTCGGCGCGCTGGAGGTTCTCGATCAGCGCAAGCGAGGCCGACGAGGCGTCGCTGGAAGTCATGATGCGGGCCGGGATCGTCTTGATGCCCAGTTTCTGGAAGGCGCGCCAGCGGCGCTCGCCCGCGATCAGCTGGAAGCGGTCGCCCACGGGCCGCACCACGATCGGCTGCAGAAGCCCCTCGGCGCGAATGCTCTCGACCAACTCGGCCAGCGCTTCGTCGGAAAACTCCTTGCGCGGCTGGTAGGGATTGGGCTCGACCAGGGCAACGGTCACCTCGCGGTAGCCCGGCAGGCCGTCCATCACCGGGGCCGGGGCGGGCGGGGCGGGTGCAGCCGGCGCCGCGGGCTTGGGCGCGGCGGCGGCACTCGTGATCAGGGCGCCAAGGCCGCGGCCGAGACGGGAGGGGGTGGGTTTGGCCATGATTATTTGCCCTGCGGGATGAACAGCGTCTGCCCGACCTGAATGCGGGTCGGGTCGGAGATCTTGTTGGCGTTCACGATGTCGGACAGCTTCGCGTTGTTCTTGCGCGCGATCACGGCCAGCGTGTCGCCGGCCTGCACCGTGTAGTTGATGCCTTCCTTGGGGAAATTGTCGCTGAAGGTCGTCTGCACGACCGGCCGCGCGGCCTGGTTCTTGGCCACGGCCTCGAGGGCCGCGTTGGTCTGGCGGCCGAGTTTTTCCAGCTGGCCGGCGACCTGCGCGAGCACCTCGCGCTTCTGGTCGCCGAGTTCGGCCTGCAGCGTGCGGTTCATGTCGGCGACTGCCTTGTTGAGCTGGTCGACCGTCGCGTAGCTGCGGTTCGCCTTGTCCTGCAGGGCCTCGTTTTCCCGGTTGAGCTGCTCGACGGTCATCGTGAGTTCGCCGACGCGCTGGGTCAGCAGCATCACGTCCTGCCGGAGGGCGGCGAGCTCGGCGCGGGCATCCATCTGGGCGGAGGCGGAGACCGCCAGGAAAGCAAGGAGGGCGCCGCAGCGCAGGGAAAAGGCTCGCATGCGGTCAGGTTGGGAAATTCACGGCCAAAAACAAGCCTTAGCCCTTGCGATAAGGGAACGCCTGAGCCGCCACCAGCGGGGGCATCGGCTGTGACGGCAGCAACGTCCCCGCCGCCACCGGCCAACCGCGCAGAAACTCCGGCGCCGGGAGCAGCTTGCCCCCCGGACGTTGCAGCTTCCGCAGGCGCAGGGTCCCCTGCCCGGCCGCGACCAACAGGCCCTCGGCGTCCGCGCCCACCACGGTCCCGGGCGCGCCACCCGACTGTTCCAGGGCATCCGCCAACCCCAGCTTCACGGCCTGGCCGTTGATCATGACCGTGCAGCCGGGCCAAGGGTTGAGGCCGTTGATCCGGGCCGCGAGCACGCCGGCCGGCGCGGAGAAATCGAGGACGCCATCCGCCTTCTCCAGACGCCGGCAAAAGGTCGCAGCGGTGGGGTCCTGCGCAATGAAGGTCTGGCTGCCGGTCGCGATGGCGGGGAGCCCGCGGGCGAGCAGCGGCACACAGGCCTGCGCCAGTTTCGCCTCCACCTCGGCCGCGGTATCCAGTGGGGCGATGGCGACGCGCTCGACGTCGGCCACCGGGCCGGCGTCGAGCTGCCGGACGATTTTCATCAGCGTCACCCCGGTCACGCGGTCGCCGCAGGCGGTGGCGGTCTGGATCGGCGAGGCGCCACGGTAACGCGGCAGGATCGAGGTGTGCAGGTTGAGGGTGCCGAGCCGGGGGGTGTCGATCAGCTCCTGCCGCAAAATGTGCCCGTAGGCCATGATGAGGATCAGGTCGGGCGCGATCGCCGCGACCTGCGCCTGTTCCTCCGGCCCAACCTTGGCCGGTTGGTGCACGGGGATTCCCCTCGCCTGGGCCCAGACCTTGATGGCGTTGGCCTGGACCTGCTGGCCGCGGCCCGCGGCCCGGTCCGGCTGGGTAAACACGGCCACCACCTCGCCCAGCCCGCTGCCCACCTGCCCTGAGCCGGTCGAACGGGTGAGCCAGTCCAGCGCCGGCAGCGCGATGGCATCGGAACCCATGAAAACAATCTTAAGCATGGCGGATCTGGAAGGGCTCCGGCTCCCGCCGGGCCGCGGCCCGTCAGGCGACGGGCCCTCCTCCTTTGGTCATTTCGGTCTCAATCATCCAGCAGACTCGGGTCGAAGTCGTCGGTGTCGTCCGCCAGCGCCGGCTTGCCGCTGTCGGCGGCGTCGCGGGCCTTGCGGTAGGCCAGGCGCTGCTCGACCGGCATCTTTTTCTTGCCGACGAGGTCGAAGTGCATCGGGCAGCCGTCGAGCTCGAACTCCTTGACGAGACCGGCCTCGAGATAGCGGCGGTAGGACTCCGTCAGGCTGCGCTCCTGGTTGCAAAACACCTTGAACCGGAAGGGCCGCGTGGAGGTCTGCGTGGCGTAGTAGATCTTGAACCGCTGGCCGCCGATGGCCGGCGGGGGCGTGCGGTCGGCGAGCTTGATGATCGCGGCGTTGAGCTTCGCCGTGGGGATCTTCGTGTCGAGGCGCCGGTTCAGCGCGCGGGCATTGCGCAGCATGCGCTCGATCTCGTGGCCGGTCAGGGCCGACACGAACATCACGGGCGCGCCCGGCGTGAAGAAGAGTTCGTCAAACATCGCCTTCTCGAACTTCTGCCGGAAGTCGCGGGCGCTCTTGTATTTTTTCATGCCCGGCAGGTTCGAGCGGAACGCCTCGTGCACCAGGTCCCACTTGTTGACCACGATCACGATCGGCTTCTGCGCCTTCACGATCTCGCCGGCGATCGCCTTGTCCTGGCCGGTCACGCCGTCCATCGCGTCGAGCACCATGAACGCGACGTCGGACTGGTAGATGGCCTCGAGCGAGCGCAGCCGCGAGAAATACTCGACCGACGACGACAGCTTCGGCGCCGCCCGGATGCCGGCGGTGTCGATCAGGCGGAACGGCCACTCCTTGCCGTCCTTGGTCTTGAACACGAAGCTCAGCTCGACCGCGTCGCGGGTCGTGCCGGCGACGTCACTGACGATCAGCCGCTCGCTCTTCAGCAC is from Lacunisphaera limnophila and encodes:
- a CDS encoding ribbon-helix-helix protein, CopG family, with the translated sequence MPDKGSRPFPIQLEVEFLDRLSEPVREGRAKSVSEIIRTALERYDFANMIVMRPSMLQISVRLAAPIRQNLKRISRTKHASVGQLVRAAVEAYLPQLETGATAQLEIPDVPTPTAAESVLAPPPKRKRKPKKKSGKPAPKKKPVAKRKSKR
- the der gene encoding ribosome biogenesis GTPase Der gives rise to the protein MQNVSRIVAIVGRPNVGKSRLFNRLAQKRISVVHDQPGVTRDVVHAEVKDGAFTLLDTGGLGLTGSDTPALITKASEQQVHFAITTASVILFVVDAREGVTALDDRIAGMLRRSKKTVMLIANKADSGKEKIAEIEEFYRLGFGEPFYISAEHGNGEAEVRNALLEKLGPVPAPDERDKERLNICFVGRPNVGKSSLSNRVLKSERLIVSDVAGTTRDAVELSFVFKTKDGKEWPFRLIDTAGIRAAPKLSSSVEYFSRLRSLEAIYQSDVAFMVLDAMDGVTGQDKAIAGEIVKAQKPIVIVVNKWDLVHEAFRSNLPGMKKYKSARDFRQKFEKAMFDELFFTPGAPVMFVSALTGHEIERMLRNARALNRRLDTKIPTAKLNAAIIKLADRTPPPAIGGQRFKIYYATQTSTRPFRFKVFCNQERSLTESYRRYLEAGLVKEFELDGCPMHFDLVGKKKMPVEQRLAYRKARDAADSGKPALADDTDDFDPSLLDD
- the fmt gene encoding methionyl-tRNA formyltransferase, producing MLKIVFMGSDAIALPALDWLTRSTGSGQVGSGLGEVVAVFTQPDRAAGRGQQVQANAIKVWAQARGIPVHQPAKVGPEEQAQVAAIAPDLILIMAYGHILRQELIDTPRLGTLNLHTSILPRYRGASPIQTATACGDRVTGVTLMKIVRQLDAGPVADVERVAIAPLDTAAEVEAKLAQACVPLLARGLPAIATGSQTFIAQDPTAATFCRRLEKADGVLDFSAPAGVLAARINGLNPWPGCTVMINGQAVKLGLADALEQSGGAPGTVVGADAEGLLVAAGQGTLRLRKLQRPGGKLLPAPEFLRGWPVAAGTLLPSQPMPPLVAAQAFPYRKG
- a CDS encoding ParB/RepB/Spo0J family partition protein, whose amino-acid sequence is MAKPTPSRLGRGLGALITSAAAAPKPAAPAAPAPPAPAPVMDGLPGYREVTVALVEPNPYQPRKEFSDEALAELVESIRAEGLLQPIVVRPVGDRFQLIAGERRWRAFQKLGIKTIPARIMTSSDASSASLALIENLQRADLNPIEEAHGYASLIRDFDLTQDAASQRVGKGRASVANSLRLLNLEAELQAYVGKGLLSVGHAKVLLGVEGSAERLVLARRSLEQGLSVRALEELLRHHPGAGKAGKKRRMPGATATALADIEKKVTSHLGARTTLRHSDKHGRIIIEYAGNDDLARVLGKMGLNL
- the secG gene encoding preprotein translocase subunit SecG, with amino-acid sequence MSLVIGVLTFILVLTSIFLVMIVLMQRAKTDGGIGAAMAGGATESAFGAETNNVLSGATIKAAIVFFVLSFGLFLANIHQAKSRAAEEASLPTVTAPATTSAAPAPALDVPLTTQPAAPQSGEAKP
- a CDS encoding pyridoxal phosphate-dependent aminotransferase, which gives rise to MSTPYPLSVWARNVSPSPTLAIDAKAKALAAAGEDVCGFAAGEPDFDTPEHIKEACIVALKGGKTKYAPTPGIEPLRQAIAERYGVEYGLKVVPAQVVVSPGGKFSCHLAVMATCSPGDEVIIPAPYWVSYPEMVKLAGATPKFVACDDRAGFKLTPAQLEAAITPKTRLVILNSPSNPTGAVYTRAELQALAAVALKHNLYILSDEMYEHLVYDGVTPTCIATFSPEIEARTIVVAGFSKTYAMTGWRIGTLVAPLPIAKAIAEIQSQMSSNVTTFAQYGALAALKEKEKTAAALKEMLVAFDRRRKLLHAELNKIPGVSCLLAEGAFYLFPNISSFGLKDADFCAKLLEAEKVAAVPGSAFGLEGYLRLSYATSDAIILKGVERLARFCATLKK
- a CDS encoding outer membrane lipoprotein-sorting protein, translated to MLFALVVLAVSPVWAQPAKFGVPSEIAASGPADQAEGARILGEFRQAGIAGDYWLAFELRVMPRHGAERTVLGALLGTRGPGGPLSRLTAGDGLWLIASGPMPDAWTLENGTAVATSPAQGLAGTGLTVFDLQMPFLYWKDFTYEGQARVRGRPTDSFILRPPAGLPVPVPELTGVRVLIDTQFQAMVQAELLGAKAEVLKSIALLDLKKVGEQWLVKSIDVRDHRTRDKTRFTVRAAALDLTWPDALFTPQGLTTQPPGVPADQVVRF
- a CDS encoding LysM peptidoglycan-binding domain-containing protein, encoding MRAFSLRCGALLAFLAVSASAQMDARAELAALRQDVMLLTQRVGELTMTVEQLNRENEALQDKANRSYATVDQLNKAVADMNRTLQAELGDQKREVLAQVAGQLEKLGRQTNAALEAVAKNQAARPVVQTTFSDNFPKEGINYTVQAGDTLAVIARKNNAKLSDIVNANKISDPTRIQVGQTLFIPQGK